A window of Aliarcobacter trophiarum LMG 25534 contains these coding sequences:
- a CDS encoding 30S ribosomal protein S1 yields MRMEDIDLGEDFDFEQMLNESFEQAENNSVVDGVIVDINDERVLIDVGQKIEGLLSISEITTNGEVKYKVGDTIPVMLMGNRGERPNISHKKVLQKEKFNNFIATHGENFEDVTIEAKIVSVKQRGGFTLEDSTGCEYFMPLAQSYMKTIGAIGKTVKAKVIKVNKNQSSIIVSRKKLIEESKSIKDSKIAEILENNVPVNGVIKKITSYGMFVDLGGIDGLVNYNEISYKGPVNPANYYAEGDTVSVVVLSYDKNKQHLSLSIKAALSNPWEEIRDRLEVGDTITVTVSNFESYGAFVDLGNDIEGLLHISELSWNKNIKNPKEILNIGDEINVEVIELNFDQKRLRVSLKNLQEKPFNKFVNSHKVGDILKGKIATLTEFGAFVTLGDVDGLLHNEESSWEPNSKCKNLFKKGDEVEVKIIKIDREKENISLSIKEIATSPAKDFQDKYKIGDIVKGAIKDKKDFGLFIKLENNLDGLVRTEDFGPLNIDEATIGDEIEAVVINIDTKKNRVRLSIKRLEQQQERDMLKSVNDDMSMTLGDAIKDQFKK; encoded by the coding sequence GTTGATGGTGTAATTGTTGATATAAATGATGAGAGAGTTTTAATTGATGTTGGACAAAAAATTGAAGGTTTATTGTCAATATCTGAAATTACAACAAATGGTGAAGTAAAGTATAAAGTTGGAGACACTATTCCTGTTATGCTTATGGGGAATAGAGGGGAAAGACCTAATATTTCACATAAAAAAGTACTTCAAAAAGAGAAGTTTAATAACTTTATAGCTACTCACGGTGAAAACTTTGAAGATGTTACTATTGAAGCTAAAATAGTATCTGTTAAACAAAGAGGTGGTTTTACTCTTGAGGATTCAACTGGTTGTGAATACTTTATGCCACTAGCGCAATCTTATATGAAAACTATTGGAGCAATTGGGAAAACTGTAAAAGCAAAAGTTATTAAAGTAAACAAAAATCAAAGCTCTATTATAGTTTCAAGAAAAAAACTAATTGAAGAGAGTAAATCTATAAAAGATAGTAAAATTGCTGAAATTCTAGAGAATAATGTACCAGTAAATGGTGTTATTAAAAAAATCACATCTTATGGAATGTTTGTTGATTTAGGTGGAATAGATGGTCTTGTAAACTACAATGAAATATCATATAAAGGTCCAGTAAATCCAGCAAACTACTATGCAGAAGGTGACACAGTATCTGTTGTAGTTCTATCTTATGATAAAAATAAACAACACTTAAGCCTTTCAATAAAAGCTGCTTTATCAAATCCTTGGGAAGAGATAAGAGATAGATTAGAAGTTGGTGATACAATTACTGTAACTGTTTCAAATTTTGAGTCTTATGGTGCTTTTGTTGATTTAGGAAATGATATTGAAGGTCTTTTACATATTTCAGAACTTTCATGGAATAAAAATATCAAAAATCCAAAAGAGATTTTAAATATTGGAGATGAGATCAATGTTGAAGTAATTGAACTAAACTTTGACCAAAAAAGATTAAGAGTTAGTTTAAAAAATCTTCAAGAAAAACCATTTAATAAATTTGTAAACTCTCACAAAGTTGGAGACATTCTAAAAGGAAAAATTGCAACTCTAACTGAATTTGGTGCATTTGTTACTTTAGGTGATGTTGATGGTTTACTTCACAATGAAGAGTCTAGTTGGGAGCCAAATAGCAAATGTAAAAACCTTTTCAAAAAAGGTGATGAAGTTGAAGTTAAAATTATAAAAATTGATAGAGAAAAAGAGAATATATCTCTTTCAATCAAAGAGATAGCAACTTCTCCTGCAAAAGATTTCCAAGATAAATATAAAATTGGTGATATTGTAAAAGGTGCTATAAAAGATAAAAAAGATTTTGGTCTATTTATAAAACTTGAAAACAATTTAGATGGACTTGTAAGAACTGAAGATTTTGGACCATTAAATATTGATGAAGCTACAATTGGTGATGAGATTGAAGCTGTTGTTATAAATATTGACACTAAAAAGAATAGAGTTAGATTATCTATAAAAAGATTAGAACAACAACAAGAAAGAGATATGCTAAAGTCTGTAAATGATGATATGTCTATGACTTTGGGTGATGCTATAAAAGACCAATTCAAAAAGTAG